One window of the Balaenoptera ricei isolate mBalRic1 chromosome X, mBalRic1.hap2, whole genome shotgun sequence genome contains the following:
- the LOC132357416 gene encoding melanoma-associated antigen B10-like, with protein sequence MPRGQKSKRPAREKRHQARSEAQRLQDAQAPAAEEEESLSSPTPPLGGAKSQDEEKPSTSQASLSTDFSCRTTADQKAILLVQFLLCKYNMREPITKEGMLKHVIGKYKEHFHEILRRASELMVLAFGIDVKEVDPTRHCYALVSKFQRTSDDRMTGEEIMPKTGLLMTVLCVIFMKGNCATEEDIWEVLNVMGIYAGKKHFIHGEPKKLITKDLVQERYLEYRQVPNSDPPRYEFLGGPRALAETSKMKVLEFLAKIHDTVPSAFPLLYEEALRDEEERARARFAAMLLTGAVASVHSGADFRGSFSHL encoded by the exons ATGCCTCGGGGGCAAAAGAGTAAGCGCCCTGCCCGTGAGAAACGCCACCAGGCCCGGAGTGAGGCTCAGCGTCTCCAAGATGCTCAGGCCCCTGCAGCAGAGGAAGAAgagtctctctcctcccccacccctcctcttgGTG GTGCCAAGAGCCAAGATGAAGAAAAACCAAGCACCTCTCAGGCATCACTCAGCACTGATTTTTCCTGCAGAACCACTGCAGACCAGAAGGCAATTCTGTTGGTGCAATTCCTGCTGTGCAAGTATAACATGAGAGAGCCCATTACAAAGGAGGGTATGCTGAAGCATGTCATTGGAAAGTACAAGGAGCACTTCCACGAGATCCTCAGGAGAGCCTCTGAGCTGATGGTGCTGGCTTTTGGCATTGATGTGAAGGAAGTCGATCCCACCAGGCACTGCTATGCCCTTGTCAGCAAATTTCAGCGCACCAGTGATGACAGGATGACGGGTGAGGAGATCATGCCCAAGACCGGCCTCCTTATGACAGTCCTCTGTGTGATCTTCATGAAGGGCAACTGCGCCACTGAGGAGGATATCTGGGAAGTACTCAATGTGATGGGGATATATGCTGGAAAGAAGCACTTCATCCATGGGGAGCCCAAGAAGCTCATCACCAAAGATTTGGTGCAGGAAAGGTACCTGGAGTACCGCCAGGTGCCCAACAGTGATCCTCCGCGCTATGAGTTCCTGGGGGGCCCGAGAGCCCTGGCTGAAACCAGCAAGATGAAAGTCCTTGAATTCTTGGCCAAGATTCATGATACGGTCCCCAGTGCCTTCCCACTCTTGTATGAAGAGGCTTTgagagatgaggaagagagagCCCGAGCCAGATTTGCAGCTATGCTTCTCACTGGTGCTGTGGCCAGTGTGCATTCTGGGGCCGACTTCCGGGGCAGCTTCTCCCACCTGTAG